A single region of the Tigriopus californicus strain San Diego chromosome 8, Tcal_SD_v2.1, whole genome shotgun sequence genome encodes:
- the LOC131884500 gene encoding protein phosphatase 1 regulatory subunit 16A-like isoform X2, with amino-acid sequence MASTSGSGPLIFAPPPSPPPTPLTPEASLSTQERLRLAKKRRAAQLKRWHQRERGGGQPLGENLHSERPDLLEHTLPHHELGKGVIFVPSVMLLEAASRNDVEEVRRLLEMGVSPDSTNEDGLTALHQCCIDDSEEMMKVLLDYGGNPNATDTEKWTPLHAAATCGHLHLVKFLIDHGADLLAVNADGNMPYDLCEDETTLSYIENEMAKRGVTQELIDETRGEIERRMLRDLEMAGEDWLEARDALGATPLHVAAANGYLQVVEYLLDHHVSTEVVDLDQWQPIHAAACWGHLEVVELLAQNGANIMAKSKSGETPFDICEDPDIKDRLVQLKEQRVRQEQPKVRRTRSASTRTQSIRRTSLREKMNTTKRDVQDEKFFLMKTLDVIPKKDGSKAKESNAPLDVKDVELTIRSGYSPTEEIPTRPPRPTRDGPSGRPVLPEKPASKHTSSNQNPPRSPQRSAKDSAHHRNSQKNARQRSVQGGQEGVSKYSSDDPGEVVGAPSKKHGCCTLL; translated from the exons ATGGCCTCCACCTCGGGCTCCGGCCCACTGATTTTCGCTCCCCCGCCTTCCCCTCCCCCCACGCCCCTCACGCCCGAGGCCTCGCTCTCCACGCAGGAGCGGCTCCGATTGGCCAAGAAGCGGCGGGCCGCCCAACTCAAGCGATGGCATCAACGGGAACGAGGCGGCGGGCAGCCTTTGGGCGAAAACCTGCATTCCGAGCGTCCGGATTTGCTGGAACACACCTTGCCCCATCATGAATTGGGCAAGGGGGTCATCTTTGTACCCAGTGTCATGCTCCTGGAGGCGGCTTCCCGCAACGACGTGGAAGAAG TCAGACGCCTCTTGGAGATGGGTGTGAGTCCGGATAGCACCAACGAAGATGGCTTGACCGCCTTGCACCAG TGCTGCATTGATGACAGTGAGGAGATGATGAAGGTGCTCTTAGATTATGGCGGCAATCCCAATGCCACGGACACGGAGAAATGGACCCCTTTACACGCGGCCGCCACTTGCGGCCATCTCCACCTCGTCAAGTTCCTGATCGACCATGGGGCCGACCTACTGGCCGTGAACGCGGATGGCAACATGCCCTACGATCTGTGTGAAGATGAAACCACTCTGAGTTACATTGAAAACGAAATGGCCAAACGGGGCGTCACGCAAGAACTCATCGACGAGACCCGGGGCGAGATTGAGCGGCGGATGCTTCGGGATCTCGAAATGGCCGGTGAAGATTGGCTCGAGGCTCGGGATGCCCTCGGGGCCACACCGTTGCACGTGGCTGCGGCCAATGGGTACTTACAAGTGGTCGAATATCTTTTGGACCATCATGTATCAACAGAAGTAGTGGATTTAGACCAATGGCAGCCCATCCACGCTGCAGCTTGCTGGGGTCACTTGGAAGTGGTGGAGCTATTGGCTCAAAACGGGGCCAATATCATGGCCAAATCCAAGAGTGGCGAGACCCCGTTTGATATTTGTGAAGATCCCGATATCAAGGACCGACTCGTTCAGCTGAAGGAACAGAGAGTAAGACAAGAGCAACCCAAGGTTCGGCGCACGCGATCAGCTTCCACCCGCACCCAATCGATCCGTCGAACGTCGTTGcgagaaaaaatgaacacTACCAAACGAGACGTGCAAGATGAGAAGTTCTTCCTCATGAAAACTTTAGATGTCATCCCCAAGAAAGACGGCTCCAAG GCCAAAGAATCCAATGCACCGCTTGATGTCAAGGACGTAGAACTAACCATTCGATCCGGGTACTCGCCCACTGAAGAAATCCCTACCCGACCTCCCCGACCCACCCGAGATG GTCCCTCTGGTCGCCCCGTCCTCCCGGAGAAGCCAGCTTCCAAACATACCAGCAGCAATCAGAACCCGCCCAGATCGCCACAACGATCAGCCAAGGACTCAGCTCATCATCGGAACAGCCAAAAGAACGCTCGCCAACGCTCCGTTCAGGGTGGACAAGAAGGTGTTTCCAAATACTCGTCCGACGATCCAGGTGAGGTGGTAGGTGCCCCCTCGAAAAAACACGGCTGCTGCACACTCTTGTGA
- the LOC131884499 gene encoding junctophilin-1-like: MAGHHAASGTTLGTLDFNGGRFDFDDGGTYCGGWEDGKAHGHGVCTGPKGQGEFAGSWHYGFEVSGVYTWPSGSTFEGHWQNGKRHGLGVEARGRWLYRGEWTQGFKGRYGVRQSTLSGAKYEGTWANGLQDGYGSETYADQGTYQGQWLRGMRHGYGVRTSAPYGVASHTPAGLEDMRGSETSLNKPAGENSLQGPKRSNDSEVRGGFVLRTRSDEVPHRRRSLVERSGMKTFVQGLKLKKQRSTGDLDRKGVSGIRSAGSTTSWMSSESGYTGAPSVMSDGSNQSFILEDEHLDASVTETYMGEWKNDKRAGFGISERSDGLKYEGEWYNNRKYGYGVTTFRDGKKEEGKYKNNILITSNQRRHLFLIRSAKFRERIDSALNAAQRAAKIALQKADIAISRTATARGKAEQADIAATHAREDAEHAVVCAKQYQEEIDKVNVDPNQKPFSEPSTQDISNVQARIGNNTFSKPSTISFNEKNPSVFSNKSQPNSPVSHLSNPALPLFNKPHVTVQLPEDDPYATEGSFSAHNPPNRSSTISKPSLGGLSKASTSSFGNPSKSTPDERQALGGSRKPPSALDQGENRSFSTQESFERANPAKSTAPLGHKPSMGFNPSTPSNNLSNADKTNNVRNSKTIGGGSSSGEGGGGGGSGSGGNQDHPTALGGLANSLKFPSSSSAFQGTTNCDISSRMDGLQSNNNNNNNINNSNNPGGNTSFPAAQQRNSQKRIDSIEPKFVHKESNSSTGGGGAGGAGAGGGTTSGNRMMQMMMQQQQQQQQPRNFHSSGGGGRARGGGGAGGEYNFQKIMDDHFEHYRKPPSRPPSREASVDRLPQVLSEARHTSRAPSRANSRANSRANSRPSSRLSGHQGGGGLTASGSGTLESQPLNGDLHRHQPGSRDSSVQMRYRGPSQEIHNTGAIPKRTESLYMKISDEDSGKNKDSSVQLQRKKSLPDVQDIVQVTASQGSKEMTREEISALSSSRREAVRRDMVESAKYQNNPLMYIIGPRVQEWFQRQQIMLLVLFVNLSLAFMFFKLLT, translated from the exons ATGGCCGGGCATCATGCCGCATCAGGCACGACCTTAGGCACCCTCGACTTCAATGGGGGTCGTTTCGACTTTGACGATGGCGGCACGTATTGTGGTGGCTGGGAGGACGGCAAGGCTCATGGTCATGGGGTGTGCACGGGCCCCAAGGGCCAGGGTGAATTTGCCGGCTCATGGCACTACGGGTTCGAGGTGTCGGGAGTGTACACATGGCCAAG TGGGAGCACGTTTGAAGGCCATTGGCAAAACGGAAAACGACATGGTCTAGGTGTCGAAGCACGTGGTCGATGGCTTTACCGAGGCGAATGGACGCAAGGTTTCAAGGGTCGTTATGGGGTTCGCCAATCCACATTGTCCGGGGCCAAATACGAGGGCACTTGGGCCAACGGACTTCAAGATGGATACGGTTCAGAGACCTATGCCGACCAAG GAACATATCAGGGCCAATGGCTCCGAGGCATGCGCCATGGTTATGGCGTGAGAACCAGTGCCCCGTATGGCGTGGCATCTCACACGCCGGCTGGTCTCGAGGACATGCGAGGTTCGGAAACATCGTTGAATAAGCCCGCGGGAGAAAACTCCCTGCAAGGACCCAAACGAAGCAACGATAGTGAGGTCCGCGGAGGGTTCGTCCTTCGGACCCGCAGTGATGAGGTGCCTCATAGGCGAAGATCCCTGGTGGAACGGAGCGGAATGAAGACCTTTGTCCAG GGCCTGAAGCTCAAGAAACAGAGGAGCACCGGCGACTTGGACCGAAAAGGTGTCTCAGGGATTCGATCGGCTGGCAGCACCACCTCGTGGATGAGCTCGGAGTCGGGCTACACTGGCGCCCCTTCGGTCATGTCGGACGGATCAAATCAGAGTTTCATTCTTGAG GATGAGCATCTGGATGCAAGTGTCACCGAGACGTACATGGGTGAATGGAAGAATGACAAGCGAGCCGGATTTGGAATCAGTGAGCGTTCCGATGGCCTCAAATATGAGGGTGAATGGTACAACAACCGAAAATACGGCTACGGAGTGACTACCTTCCGGGATGGAAAAAAGGAGGAAGGGAAATATAAGAACAACATCTTGATCACGTCCAATCAGAGGCGCCACCTATTCCTCATTCGCTCGGCCAAGTTCCGCGAGCGTATTGACTCAGCCTTGAATGCAGCtcaaagagcagccaaaattGCCTTGCAGAAAGCAGATATCGCTATTTCCAG GACGGCGACCGCCCGGGGCAAAGCCGAACAAGCCGATATCGCCGCCACCCACGCCAGGGAAGACGCCGAACACGCCGTTGTATGTGCCAAACAATATCAAGAAGAAATTGATAAAGTCAATGTGGATCCGAATCAAAAGCCTTTCTCAG AGCCCTCAACCCaagatatttcaaatgtcCAGGCTCGAATAGGAAACAATACTTTCAGCAAGCCCTCCACAATTAGCTTCAACGAGAAGAACCCCTCAGTTTTTAGTAACAAAAGTCAACCTAATTCACCCGTGTCCCACCTTAGCAATCCTGCCCTACCCTTGTTCAACAAGCCCCATGTGACTGTCCAACTCCCCGAAGATGACCCCTATGCGACAGAGGGCTCATTTTCGGCCCACAATCCTCCCAACCGCTCCTCCACCATTTCGAAGCCTTCCCTTGGGGGCCTTAGCAAGGCGTCCACGAGCTCCTTCGGAAATCCTTCCAAAAGCACCCCAGATGAACGTCAAGCTTTGGGCGGCTCCAGAAAACCTCCGTCCGCTCTTGACCAAGGCGAGAATCGCAGTTTTTCCACTCAAGAATCCTTCGAGAGAGCAAATCCAGCCAAAAGCACCGCCCCTCTCGGGCACAAGCCCAGCATGGGATTTAATCCATCTACTCCTTCCAACAACCTGTCCAATGCTGACAAGACCAATAACGTTAGGAACTCCAAAACCATTGGGGGAGGTAGTAGTagtggagaaggaggaggaggaggaggcagtGGTAGCGGCGGCAACCAAGACCATCCGACCGCTCTTGGAGGCCTTGCTAACTCTCTCAAATtcccttcttcttcgtctgcCTTCCAAGGCACAACCAATTGTGATATTTCGTCCCGGATGGATGGCCTCCAAtccaacaacaataataataataatattaacaATAGTAACAACCCCGGCGGCAACACCAGCTTTCCAGCTGCCCAACAGAGGAACTCGCAAAAGAGAATCGATAGTATTGAGCCGAAGTTTGTTCACAAGGAGTCCAACAGCAGTaccggaggaggaggagcaggaggagcaggagcaggaggaggaacCACCAGTGGAAATCGTATGATGCAGATGATGatgcagcaacagcagcaacaacaacaaccgcgGAACTTCCACTCCTCCGGTGGGGGAGGAAGGGCAAGGGGAGGAGGCGGAGCAGGAGGCGAATATAACTTCCAGAAAATCATGGATGATCACTTCGAACACTACCGGAAACCCCCGTCTCGACCGCCAAGTCGGGAGGCCTCCGTGGACCGCCTTCCTCAAGTCCTCTCAGAGGCCCGCCACACCTCCAGAGCCCCTAGCAGAGCCAATAGCCGTGCCAATAGTCGAGCCAACAGCCGACCCTCATCCAGGTTGAGTGGTCACCAAGGAGGAGGCGGTCTCACGGCCAGTGGCAGTGGGACCCTCGAGAGCCAACCCCTCAATGGAGACCTACACCGCCATCAGCCAGGTTCGCGGGATTCTTCCGTCCAAATGAGATATCGCGGACCTTCCCAAGAGATCCATAATACAGGCGCCATTCCAAAGAGGACCGAGTCCCTTTACATGAAAATATCCGACGAAGATTCTGGAAAGAACAAA GACTCTTCGGTGCAActccaaagaaagaagagcctTCCTGACGTTCAAGATATCGTCCAAGTGACCGCTTCTCAAGGTTCCAAAGAGATGACCCGTGAGGAGATCAGCGCCCTCTCATCTTCGAGACGGGAAGCTGTTCGCCGGGACATGGTGGAGTCTGCCAAATACCAAAACAACCCTTTGATGTACATTATAGGCCCCAGAGTACAG GAATGGTTTCAACGTCAACAAATTATGTTgttggttttgtttgttaatTTGTCATTAGCTTTTATGTTTTTTAAACTCCTGACCTGA
- the LOC131884500 gene encoding protein phosphatase 1 regulatory subunit 16A-like isoform X1 → MASTSGSGPLIFAPPPSPPPTPLTPEASLSTQERLRLAKKRRAAQLKRWHQRERGGGQPLGENLHSERPDLLEHTLPHHELGKGVIFVPSVMLLEAASRNDVEEVRRLLEMGVSPDSTNEDGLTALHQCCIDDSEEMMKVLLDYGGNPNATDTEKWTPLHAAATCGHLHLVKFLIDHGADLLAVNADGNMPYDLCEDETTLSYIENEMAKRGVTQELIDETRGEIERRMLRDLEMAGEDWLEARDALGATPLHVAAANGYLQVVEYLLDHHVSTEVVDLDQWQPIHAAACWGHLEVVELLAQNGANIMAKSKSGETPFDICEDPDIKDRLVQLKEQRVRQEQPKVRRTRSASTRTQSIRRTSLREKMNTTKRDVQDEKFFLMKTLDVIPKKDGSKAKESNAPLDVKDVELTIRSGYSPTEEIPTRPPRPTRDGSSSSPMPPSPSRGNRNSQSSSSKVPSYSQRGMALSDTTNTIHVSGLMMSNSPSKMMPPSDSHSPSISSYNLGTPSSSGQSQPAHQTLAELKKARSQTRITSPTSAPSASGPPSATAINQSLSSGPSGRPVLPEKPASKHTSSNQNPPRSPQRSAKDSAHHRNSQKNARQRSVQGGQEGVSKYSSDDPGEVVGAPSKKHGCCTLL, encoded by the exons ATGGCCTCCACCTCGGGCTCCGGCCCACTGATTTTCGCTCCCCCGCCTTCCCCTCCCCCCACGCCCCTCACGCCCGAGGCCTCGCTCTCCACGCAGGAGCGGCTCCGATTGGCCAAGAAGCGGCGGGCCGCCCAACTCAAGCGATGGCATCAACGGGAACGAGGCGGCGGGCAGCCTTTGGGCGAAAACCTGCATTCCGAGCGTCCGGATTTGCTGGAACACACCTTGCCCCATCATGAATTGGGCAAGGGGGTCATCTTTGTACCCAGTGTCATGCTCCTGGAGGCGGCTTCCCGCAACGACGTGGAAGAAG TCAGACGCCTCTTGGAGATGGGTGTGAGTCCGGATAGCACCAACGAAGATGGCTTGACCGCCTTGCACCAG TGCTGCATTGATGACAGTGAGGAGATGATGAAGGTGCTCTTAGATTATGGCGGCAATCCCAATGCCACGGACACGGAGAAATGGACCCCTTTACACGCGGCCGCCACTTGCGGCCATCTCCACCTCGTCAAGTTCCTGATCGACCATGGGGCCGACCTACTGGCCGTGAACGCGGATGGCAACATGCCCTACGATCTGTGTGAAGATGAAACCACTCTGAGTTACATTGAAAACGAAATGGCCAAACGGGGCGTCACGCAAGAACTCATCGACGAGACCCGGGGCGAGATTGAGCGGCGGATGCTTCGGGATCTCGAAATGGCCGGTGAAGATTGGCTCGAGGCTCGGGATGCCCTCGGGGCCACACCGTTGCACGTGGCTGCGGCCAATGGGTACTTACAAGTGGTCGAATATCTTTTGGACCATCATGTATCAACAGAAGTAGTGGATTTAGACCAATGGCAGCCCATCCACGCTGCAGCTTGCTGGGGTCACTTGGAAGTGGTGGAGCTATTGGCTCAAAACGGGGCCAATATCATGGCCAAATCCAAGAGTGGCGAGACCCCGTTTGATATTTGTGAAGATCCCGATATCAAGGACCGACTCGTTCAGCTGAAGGAACAGAGAGTAAGACAAGAGCAACCCAAGGTTCGGCGCACGCGATCAGCTTCCACCCGCACCCAATCGATCCGTCGAACGTCGTTGcgagaaaaaatgaacacTACCAAACGAGACGTGCAAGATGAGAAGTTCTTCCTCATGAAAACTTTAGATGTCATCCCCAAGAAAGACGGCTCCAAG GCCAAAGAATCCAATGCACCGCTTGATGTCAAGGACGTAGAACTAACCATTCGATCCGGGTACTCGCCCACTGAAGAAATCCCTACCCGACCTCCCCGACCCACCCGAGATG GGTCCTCGTCCTCGCCCATGCCACCTTCCCCGTCTCGAGGGAATCGCAATAGTCAAAGCTCATCGTCCAAAGTTCCGTCCTATTCCCAACGAGGCATGGCTTTGTCCGACACCACAAATACGATCCATGTCTCGGGCCTGATGATGAGCAATAGTCCGTCGAAAATGATGCCGCCCTCAGATTCCCACTCCCCCTCGATCTCTAGCTATAACTTGGGGACGCCGTCCTCTTCCGGCCAATCTCAACCCGCCCACCAGACTTTGGCGGAATTGAAAAAGGCCCGATCTCAGACCCGCATCACCTCCCCGACCTCGGCACCCTCAGCCTCGGGCCCCCCGTCAGCCACAGCGATTAATCAATCACTCTCTTCAGGTCCCTCTGGTCGCCCCGTCCTCCCGGAGAAGCCAGCTTCCAAACATACCAGCAGCAATCAGAACCCGCCCAGATCGCCACAACGATCAGCCAAGGACTCAGCTCATCATCGGAACAGCCAAAAGAACGCTCGCCAACGCTCCGTTCAGGGTGGACAAGAAGGTGTTTCCAAATACTCGTCCGACGATCCAGGTGAGGTGGTAGGTGCCCCCTCGAAAAAACACGGCTGCTGCACACTCTTGTGA